A part of Myxococcus landrumus genomic DNA contains:
- a CDS encoding chaperonin: MAKTRRGQGIRRKARRVKVTTARAVSGAGRQARRVQVTLGDLIAAAFDTVGGEVKKVKQVMSSKDMVLATGKHIVFVG; this comes from the coding sequence ATGGCGAAGACTCGGCGAGGGCAGGGCATCCGGCGCAAGGCGCGGCGGGTGAAGGTGACGACGGCGCGTGCGGTGTCGGGGGCGGGGAGACAAGCGCGCCGGGTGCAGGTGACGCTGGGGGACCTCATCGCCGCGGCCTTCGACACGGTGGGGGGCGAGGTGAAGAAGGTGAAGCAGGTGATGTCCTCGAAGGACATGGTGTTGGCCACGGGCAAGCACATCGTCTTCGTGGGCTGA
- a CDS encoding phospholipase D-like domain-containing protein, which translates to MKRIIIPGRNCWTVEETSDAGVLVDGRAYYRELYRAAKKARRYVAMTGWQFDSDVALLRGEDLEEARGGEVRLLPMLDALCRANPELHVYILAWDFSLLLAMEREWMQHLLFNWTTNERVRFRFDASSPLYGAHHQKLVVIDGVQAFTGGMDVCDCRWDDREHRAHSVLRCDSGRDPHRPYHDVQAVLTGPVVERLTELFEARWAHAGGGELRLPRVSRDDVGFSSSVPAPPGPVALSRTFGKTLLPPQEAVQEVRALFLDAIDAADRFIYIENQYFSSRAIYQALVRRFRAVGRPPLQVVLVLPRQPEALREQLAMGVAQVRLLRALGRLARETGHMFRVYCSAARDVPSGADVYTYVHSKVMVVDDAFLTLGSANTTNRSMGLDSELNLSWEAEVEGDTVSRAIRRVRVSLMAELAGLSGVGAVRSLAGVDSAWVERLDAVAREESHRLRPHPLETVFDQSPLLKSLEPEELSIDPEDSVLDESLFEALRGGEDGLFASGIRLLSRWWVGAAEERPHRAILPAGSDDERGHRDGG; encoded by the coding sequence GTGAAGCGCATCATCATTCCCGGACGCAACTGTTGGACGGTGGAGGAGACGAGCGACGCGGGCGTGCTGGTGGACGGGCGCGCGTACTACCGGGAGCTGTACCGGGCCGCGAAGAAGGCCCGGCGCTACGTCGCGATGACGGGCTGGCAGTTCGACAGCGACGTGGCACTCCTCAGGGGAGAAGACCTGGAGGAAGCGCGGGGCGGTGAGGTGCGGCTGCTGCCCATGCTGGATGCGCTGTGCCGGGCCAACCCGGAGCTGCATGTCTACATCCTGGCGTGGGACTTCAGCCTGCTGCTCGCGATGGAGCGCGAGTGGATGCAGCACCTGTTGTTCAACTGGACGACGAATGAGCGGGTGCGCTTCCGCTTCGACGCCTCCAGTCCGCTCTACGGCGCGCACCACCAGAAGCTGGTGGTCATCGACGGGGTGCAAGCCTTTACGGGCGGAATGGATGTGTGTGATTGCCGCTGGGATGACCGCGAGCACCGCGCCCATTCGGTGCTGCGGTGTGACAGTGGCAGGGACCCGCATCGGCCCTACCACGACGTGCAGGCGGTGCTCACCGGGCCGGTGGTGGAGCGGCTGACGGAGCTGTTCGAGGCGAGATGGGCCCACGCGGGCGGAGGCGAGCTGCGGCTGCCGAGGGTGTCTCGGGATGACGTGGGCTTCTCCTCCAGCGTGCCCGCGCCGCCGGGGCCGGTGGCGCTCAGCCGGACGTTCGGCAAGACGCTGCTGCCGCCGCAGGAGGCGGTGCAGGAGGTGCGCGCGCTGTTCCTGGATGCCATCGACGCGGCGGACCGGTTCATCTACATCGAGAACCAGTACTTCTCCTCGCGGGCCATCTACCAGGCGCTGGTGCGGCGCTTTCGCGCGGTGGGGCGTCCGCCGCTCCAGGTGGTGCTGGTGTTGCCCCGGCAGCCCGAGGCGCTGCGCGAGCAATTGGCCATGGGCGTGGCGCAGGTCCGGCTGCTGCGCGCGCTGGGGCGGCTGGCGCGGGAGACAGGCCACATGTTCCGGGTGTACTGCTCGGCGGCGCGCGACGTCCCCTCGGGCGCGGACGTCTACACGTACGTCCACTCGAAGGTGATGGTGGTGGACGACGCCTTCCTCACGCTGGGCTCGGCGAACACCACCAATCGCAGCATGGGCCTGGACTCGGAGCTGAACCTGAGCTGGGAGGCGGAGGTGGAGGGCGACACCGTGTCGCGGGCCATCCGCCGCGTCCGGGTGTCGCTGATGGCGGAGCTCGCGGGCCTGTCGGGCGTGGGAGCGGTGCGGTCGCTGGCGGGCGTGGACTCCGCCTGGGTGGAGCGGCTGGACGCGGTGGCGCGCGAGGAGTCGCACCGGCTGCGTCCTCATCCGCTGGAGACGGTGTTCGACCAGAGCCCCCTGCTCAAGTCGCTGGAGCCGGAGGAGCTGAGCATCGACCCGGAGGACTCCGTGCTGGACGAGTCCTTGTTCGAGGCCCTGCGTGGTGGGGAGGACGGGCTCTTCGCCTCCGGCATCCGGCTCCTGTCGCGCTGGTGGGTGGGGGCGGCGGAGGAACGCCCACACCGGGCGATTCTACCGGCGGGCTCGGATGACGAGAGGGGCCACCGCGACGGAGGATGA
- a CDS encoding sensor histidine kinase encodes MTEERRAKVERERLLVAEQNARERLEESFALLDTFLNHAPVGLAFVNRELRYLRINDALASLHGRNRNEELGHTVREMNPTMAPTLEPLMRQVMESGQSLSDLEMSGYVPSTPHELRHWRVSYYPVRTLSGGIVGLGAVVVELTHEHRAQEERERLLKEAQEAISVRDDFLSIAAHELKTPLTPLKLHLQMMKQQAAEGHVPKPHHVDKALAQVTRLSTLVHDLLDATRIEAGRLELHRKPVELQSLAREVLAEARPLGTQHTLEYEETAEPLIVLGDRGRLAQVLMNLLENAFKYSPTGGIVRLMVEREGGEARVSVRDSGIGIPEDQREHLFQRFFRARNAPISGFGGLGLGLYICRDIVERHGGHIGVDTEVGQGSTFRFTLPLEPPSSRDTG; translated from the coding sequence GTGACGGAGGAGCGCCGCGCGAAGGTGGAGCGCGAGCGCCTGCTGGTCGCGGAGCAGAACGCGCGCGAGCGACTGGAGGAGTCCTTCGCGTTGCTCGACACGTTCCTCAACCACGCGCCCGTGGGCCTCGCGTTCGTCAACCGGGAGCTGCGCTACCTGCGCATCAACGACGCGCTCGCCTCACTGCATGGACGCAACAGGAACGAGGAGCTGGGGCACACGGTGCGGGAGATGAATCCCACCATGGCCCCCACGCTCGAACCGCTGATGCGACAGGTGATGGAGTCGGGCCAGTCCCTGAGCGACCTGGAGATGTCCGGCTACGTCCCCTCCACGCCCCACGAGCTGCGCCACTGGCGCGTCAGCTACTACCCGGTGCGCACCCTCAGCGGAGGCATCGTGGGCCTGGGCGCCGTCGTCGTCGAGCTGACGCACGAGCACCGCGCCCAGGAGGAGCGCGAGCGACTGCTGAAGGAAGCCCAGGAGGCCATCAGCGTCCGCGACGACTTCCTGTCCATCGCCGCCCACGAGCTGAAGACGCCGCTGACGCCCCTCAAGCTGCACCTCCAGATGATGAAGCAGCAGGCCGCCGAGGGCCACGTGCCCAAGCCCCACCACGTGGACAAGGCGCTGGCCCAGGTGACGCGGCTGTCCACGCTCGTGCATGACCTGCTGGACGCCACGCGCATCGAGGCGGGACGGCTGGAGCTGCACCGCAAGCCCGTGGAGCTCCAGTCACTCGCGCGCGAGGTGCTCGCGGAGGCGCGCCCGCTGGGCACGCAGCACACGCTCGAATACGAGGAGACCGCCGAGCCGCTCATCGTCCTGGGCGACCGGGGACGGCTGGCCCAGGTGTTGATGAACCTGCTGGAGAACGCCTTCAAGTACAGCCCCACCGGGGGCATCGTCCGGCTGATGGTGGAGCGCGAAGGTGGCGAGGCCCGGGTGTCGGTGCGCGACTCGGGCATCGGCATCCCCGAGGACCAGCGCGAGCACCTCTTCCAGCGCTTCTTCCGCGCGCGCAACGCCCCCATCTCCGGCTTCGGGGGACTGGGGCTGGGGCTCTACATCTGCCGCGACATCGTCGAGCGCCACGGAGGCCACATCGGCGTGGACACGGAGGTGGGCCAGGGCTCCACCTTCCGCTTCACCCTGCCGCTGGAGCCTCCGTCCTCTCGAGACACCGGGTGA
- a CDS encoding BlaI/MecI/CopY family transcriptional regulator: MKKPVGEQELAVLRYVAERGPATVGEVAERFGEPQGLARSTILTVMERLRLKGYLTRRKVEGVFQYASPVPEGELLRDVVGDFVQRTLAGSLSPFAAYLSDADDVSDAELAQLQDVVARLRSKKRKD, encoded by the coding sequence ATGAAGAAGCCGGTGGGTGAGCAGGAGCTGGCGGTGCTGCGGTACGTGGCCGAGCGCGGGCCAGCGACGGTGGGGGAGGTGGCGGAGCGATTTGGCGAGCCACAAGGCCTGGCGCGCTCCACCATCCTCACGGTGATGGAGCGGCTGCGGCTGAAGGGCTACCTCACGCGGCGCAAGGTGGAGGGCGTGTTCCAGTACGCCTCGCCGGTGCCGGAGGGAGAGCTGCTGCGGGACGTGGTGGGGGACTTCGTCCAGCGGACGCTGGCGGGTTCCCTGTCGCCCTTCGCGGCGTATCTGTCCGACGCGGATGACGTCTCCGACGCGGAGCTGGCGCAGCTCCAGGATGTCGTGGCGCGGCTTCGCTCGAAGAAGCGGAAGGACTAG
- a CDS encoding M56 family metallopeptidase, with product MRTDWLTEMGSWLASWPEGLWRASWQGALCAALVWAVTRGWTRMPASLRAGLWWLVALKFVVTLAAPRPFSLPVLPATLGAFLEQPLGLSAPKPQEKASSSFSAREPGVRVMEVSPVAPALRREDARANGFVLVGDVSGARVSERSVRALFQDWKPVLLLMLLGAWVVGLLWQVRHQARSWTLMRQLRRSARPLVHPELEEEVRELSVSAGLKRVPALLVSDAVTSPLATGLLSPVVVLPAKAVRLLPVEGLRMALAHEVAHLKRGDLWLGWVPALAEALLFFHPLARRAAREYALAREEACDAEALRLTGAEPADYGELLLAFGVARPHGTAAALGASAHVQALYRRLSMLEHVEVESSRSRRGWKWAFSLFGLMALVPFQVVARQESKPETAAPVAAGPAQVREAPRAPVAPLAPSAPRTPAPVVAVARAAPTTPPTPPKPPRRIESEDDFGYVLLSGDGATMNGSTVDLELARMFQGKKDGELLYVRRKGEAFIVRDEATIKALRAVMEPMRARGKMQGALGEKMGALGHEQGKLGLKQGALGMKQSELAMRHAELAHKRAGLHLESNRIDSLPEAERDRRQAELDKQEKALDQEIDALDTKREAIDEEQEVLGREQAKLGEQQAALGREMEKVSEQHEDEVRDAEKAIRTLIDEALRKGLGKPLPT from the coding sequence ATGCGGACCGATTGGCTGACGGAGATGGGGTCGTGGCTTGCGTCGTGGCCGGAGGGACTGTGGCGCGCGTCGTGGCAGGGCGCGCTGTGCGCCGCGCTGGTGTGGGCCGTGACGCGCGGGTGGACGCGGATGCCGGCCTCGCTGCGCGCGGGCCTGTGGTGGTTGGTGGCGCTCAAGTTCGTGGTGACGTTGGCGGCGCCGCGTCCGTTCTCGTTGCCGGTGTTGCCCGCGACGCTCGGGGCCTTCCTCGAGCAGCCGCTGGGCCTGTCGGCACCCAAGCCCCAGGAGAAGGCTTCGTCTTCCTTCTCCGCGCGGGAGCCGGGCGTGCGGGTGATGGAGGTTTCCCCCGTCGCGCCAGCCCTTCGGCGCGAGGACGCGCGCGCGAATGGCTTCGTGCTCGTGGGGGATGTGTCGGGGGCGCGCGTGTCGGAGCGCTCGGTGAGGGCCCTCTTCCAGGACTGGAAGCCGGTGCTGCTCCTGATGTTGCTGGGGGCCTGGGTCGTGGGCCTGCTGTGGCAGGTGCGTCATCAGGCGCGCAGCTGGACCTTGATGCGCCAGCTTCGCCGGAGCGCGCGTCCGCTGGTGCATCCCGAGCTGGAGGAGGAGGTCCGCGAGCTGTCCGTCAGCGCGGGACTGAAGCGGGTGCCCGCGCTGCTCGTGTCGGACGCGGTGACGAGCCCGCTGGCCACGGGGCTCTTGTCGCCCGTGGTGGTGCTGCCCGCGAAGGCGGTGCGCTTGCTGCCGGTGGAAGGGCTGCGCATGGCGCTGGCGCATGAAGTGGCGCACCTGAAGCGCGGGGACTTGTGGCTGGGCTGGGTGCCCGCGCTCGCGGAGGCGCTGCTGTTCTTCCATCCGCTCGCACGACGGGCGGCCCGCGAGTACGCGCTGGCTCGCGAGGAGGCCTGTGACGCGGAGGCGCTGCGTCTCACGGGCGCCGAGCCCGCTGACTACGGGGAGCTGCTGCTCGCGTTTGGAGTCGCCCGTCCCCACGGTACCGCCGCCGCGCTGGGTGCGTCGGCTCACGTTCAAGCGTTGTACAGGAGGCTGAGCATGCTGGAGCACGTCGAAGTGGAGTCCTCTCGTTCCCGTCGTGGCTGGAAGTGGGCGTTCTCCTTGTTCGGGCTGATGGCCCTGGTGCCCTTCCAGGTGGTCGCGCGTCAGGAGTCGAAGCCGGAGACGGCCGCGCCCGTCGCGGCGGGCCCCGCGCAGGTCCGCGAGGCACCTCGTGCTCCGGTGGCGCCCCTGGCGCCCTCCGCGCCGCGAACGCCGGCGCCCGTGGTGGCCGTGGCGAGGGCGGCTCCCACCACGCCTCCGACGCCGCCGAAGCCTCCTCGTCGCATCGAGTCGGAGGACGACTTCGGCTACGTGCTGCTCTCTGGCGACGGCGCGACGATGAATGGCAGCACGGTCGACCTGGAGCTCGCGAGGATGTTCCAGGGCAAGAAGGACGGCGAGCTGCTCTATGTCCGTCGAAAGGGTGAGGCGTTCATCGTTCGCGACGAGGCCACGATCAAGGCGCTGCGCGCGGTGATGGAGCCCATGCGGGCCCGGGGCAAGATGCAGGGCGCCTTGGGGGAGAAGATGGGCGCGCTGGGGCACGAGCAGGGCAAGCTGGGCCTGAAGCAGGGGGCCCTGGGCATGAAGCAGAGTGAGCTGGCGATGCGCCATGCCGAGCTCGCCCACAAGCGGGCCGGGCTGCACCTGGAGTCCAATCGCATCGATTCACTCCCCGAGGCGGAGCGTGACCGCCGCCAGGCGGAGCTGGACAAGCAGGAGAAGGCGCTCGACCAGGAGATTGACGCGCTGGACACGAAGCGGGAGGCCATCGACGAGGAGCAGGAGGTCCTGGGCCGCGAGCAGGCGAAGTTGGGTGAGCAACAGGCGGCCCTGGGCCGCGAGATGGAAAAGGTCAGCGAACAACACGAGGACGAGGTCCGCGACGCCGAGAAGGCCATCCGCACCCTCATCGACGAGGCGCTGCGCAAGGGCCTGGGCAAGCCGCTGCCCACCTGA
- a CDS encoding aldehyde dehydrogenase: MGLAASPRNTPASTLDSVIQRVKAGSRTWVKLGVPERLALLEELSRGYMAIAEQSVRAACEAKGIDPNSSVAGEEWLAGPMVVVRNLRLLATSLRDIQQYGVPRIPASRLRTLADGRLAARIYPMDALEGMLLPRNEGEVHFLPGVTAANLPEHQASFYRKPHDGRLCAVLGAGNVNSIPPADCLYKLFVEGAACVLKMNPVNAYLGPFLEQAFAPLVRLDVFAVVYGGAEEGAALVGHPAVDEIHITGSDKTHDALVWGPPGPESDARRARNEPLLRKPFTSELGNISPVVVVPGPYSEGELRFQAENIAGMVVNNASFNCNSAKLLVQPKGWGTRSRVVDAVAASLGKAAVRRAYYPGAEQRWRQFTEGRAHLRKLGHAHEGELPYALIADVDPGHPEDRVFHHEPWCTVLSETGLPGGDDPVSFLASAVAFLNEKVWGTLNATLVVHPSSLKDPAVSAAVEKAIRELRYGTVAVNTWPAAGYALVSLPWGGHPSSTPRDIQSGLGWVHNTLMLEQVEKSVLRAPLTNLMAPPWVPGHRGARELGTRLVDFERAPSWLKLPGVAAAALRR; encoded by the coding sequence ATGGGTCTCGCCGCCAGTCCCCGCAACACTCCCGCCAGTACGCTCGACTCCGTCATCCAGCGGGTCAAGGCGGGCTCCCGGACCTGGGTGAAGCTCGGAGTGCCCGAGCGCCTCGCCCTCCTGGAAGAGCTCAGCCGGGGCTACATGGCCATCGCCGAACAGAGCGTGCGCGCGGCCTGTGAGGCGAAGGGAATCGACCCCAACAGTTCCGTGGCGGGAGAGGAGTGGCTGGCCGGCCCCATGGTGGTGGTGCGCAACCTGCGCCTGCTGGCCACTTCGCTCCGGGACATCCAGCAGTACGGTGTCCCGCGCATCCCCGCCTCGCGGCTGCGCACGCTGGCGGACGGCAGGCTCGCGGCGCGCATCTACCCCATGGACGCGCTCGAGGGGATGTTGCTGCCGCGCAACGAGGGCGAGGTCCACTTCCTGCCCGGCGTCACCGCGGCCAACCTCCCCGAGCACCAGGCGTCGTTCTACCGCAAGCCCCATGACGGCCGGCTGTGCGCGGTGCTGGGCGCGGGCAACGTCAACTCGATTCCCCCCGCGGATTGTCTCTACAAGCTCTTCGTCGAGGGCGCCGCCTGCGTGCTCAAGATGAACCCGGTGAATGCCTATCTGGGGCCCTTCCTGGAGCAGGCGTTCGCGCCGCTGGTGCGACTGGATGTCTTCGCCGTGGTGTATGGCGGAGCGGAGGAAGGCGCCGCGCTGGTGGGGCATCCGGCGGTGGATGAGATTCACATCACCGGCAGCGACAAGACGCACGACGCGCTGGTGTGGGGGCCTCCGGGGCCGGAGTCGGACGCTCGCCGCGCTCGCAACGAGCCGCTGCTGCGCAAGCCCTTCACGAGCGAGCTGGGGAACATCTCCCCGGTGGTGGTGGTGCCGGGGCCGTATTCGGAAGGAGAGCTGCGCTTCCAGGCGGAGAACATCGCCGGCATGGTGGTCAACAACGCGTCGTTCAACTGCAACTCGGCCAAGCTGCTCGTGCAGCCGAAGGGGTGGGGGACTCGCTCGCGGGTGGTGGACGCGGTGGCGGCGAGCCTGGGCAAGGCCGCCGTGCGGCGCGCGTACTACCCGGGCGCGGAGCAGCGCTGGCGCCAGTTCACCGAGGGCCGCGCCCACTTGCGCAAGCTGGGCCACGCGCACGAGGGGGAGCTGCCCTATGCGCTGATTGCAGACGTGGACCCGGGGCACCCCGAGGACCGCGTCTTCCATCACGAGCCGTGGTGCACCGTGTTGTCGGAGACGGGCCTGCCCGGTGGCGATGACCCGGTGTCCTTCCTGGCCAGCGCGGTGGCGTTCCTCAACGAGAAGGTGTGGGGGACGTTGAACGCCACGCTCGTCGTGCATCCCAGCTCACTGAAGGACCCAGCGGTCTCCGCGGCGGTGGAGAAGGCCATCCGGGAGCTGCGCTACGGCACGGTGGCGGTGAATACCTGGCCGGCGGCGGGGTATGCGCTCGTCTCCCTGCCCTGGGGCGGGCATCCGTCCTCGACGCCTCGGGACATCCAGAGCGGGCTGGGCTGGGTCCACAACACGCTCATGCTGGAGCAGGTGGAGAAGTCAGTGCTGCGCGCGCCGCTGACGAACCTGATGGCGCCGCCGTGGGTGCCGGGGCATCGCGGCGCGAGGGAGCTGGGGACCCGGCTGGTCGACTTCGAGCGGGCCCCGTCGTGGCTCAAGCTGCCGGGCGTGGCGGCGGCGGCCCTGCGCCGCTGA
- a CDS encoding tetratricopeptide repeat protein, which translates to MSSTHAREGGRLLQVGQPQEAVKSFQKGLAIDPDDVECLIGLVRTYLSVGAAREAEASALRLLKVKPDHAEGQAHLAMLRAQAGNAEALEALKVLAAAPTSGYFERFNLGGLLLDRGDLNGARAAYESALQVAPDSAHVHFELGRIHLQQGAPGAAVTHFQKAAGGASQEAMPLLMLARAHSAEGALGLAIQAGTQALDKAQGSVRRAVLEDLFKLYLSAGSPEGAKRTAQELRQLEPAHVNYVYLHGLAVMSAGTFAEAKALFEEALAMAPRSWQTLTALAQMHGALGEREEARRRLEEAVALVPTELGPVNDLAMHLMQDDEHSRAKPLLERALAAHPADATTNLNMAVATFMTDRTASLHHAERARTLGQGEIREQAQRILKALGVA; encoded by the coding sequence ATGTCATCGACGCATGCTCGGGAAGGCGGACGGTTGCTCCAGGTGGGGCAGCCGCAGGAGGCGGTGAAGAGTTTCCAGAAGGGACTCGCCATCGACCCGGACGACGTGGAGTGTTTGATTGGGCTCGTCCGGACGTACCTGAGCGTGGGGGCCGCGCGTGAGGCGGAGGCCTCGGCGCTGCGGCTGCTGAAGGTGAAGCCGGACCACGCCGAGGGGCAGGCGCACCTGGCGATGCTGCGCGCGCAGGCGGGCAACGCGGAGGCGCTGGAGGCCCTCAAGGTGCTGGCCGCGGCGCCGACGTCGGGCTACTTCGAGCGCTTCAACCTGGGCGGGCTGCTGCTGGACCGGGGAGACTTGAATGGCGCCCGGGCCGCGTATGAGTCCGCGTTGCAGGTGGCCCCGGACAGCGCGCATGTCCACTTCGAGCTGGGCCGCATCCACCTCCAGCAGGGCGCGCCGGGGGCGGCGGTGACGCACTTCCAGAAGGCCGCCGGGGGCGCGTCCCAGGAGGCGATGCCGCTGTTGATGCTGGCGCGCGCGCATTCGGCGGAGGGCGCGCTGGGGCTGGCCATCCAGGCGGGGACGCAGGCGTTGGACAAGGCGCAGGGGAGCGTGCGCCGCGCGGTGCTGGAGGACCTCTTCAAGCTGTACCTGTCCGCGGGGAGCCCGGAGGGGGCGAAGCGCACGGCGCAGGAGCTGCGGCAACTGGAGCCGGCCCACGTCAACTACGTCTACCTGCACGGGCTGGCGGTGATGAGCGCGGGCACCTTCGCGGAGGCCAAGGCGCTCTTCGAGGAGGCGCTGGCGATGGCGCCCAGGAGCTGGCAGACGCTGACGGCGCTGGCGCAGATGCACGGCGCGCTGGGCGAGCGCGAAGAGGCGCGCCGGCGGCTGGAGGAGGCGGTGGCGCTGGTGCCCACCGAGCTGGGGCCCGTGAACGACCTGGCGATGCACTTGATGCAGGACGATGAGCACTCGCGCGCGAAGCCGCTGCTGGAGCGGGCCCTGGCCGCGCACCCCGCGGACGCGACGACGAACCTCAACATGGCGGTGGCCACCTTCATGACGGACCGCACCGCGTCGCTCCACCACGCGGAGCGGGCGAGGACGCTGGGACAGGGCGAGATTCGCGAGCAGGCCCAGCGCATCCTGAAGGCCCTGGGCGTGGCCTGA
- a CDS encoding NAD-binding protein — translation MKIVIAGGGRVGSVLAARLVAEQHSVTVIERDAATCTRLFEEVGVVTVCGDATNPQMLEAAGVTSADVVAGVLARDSENLAFTMLVRSMSPARLMVRMLDTSYREAYRLAGVKDLVAEAEVVVAKMTTAIDFPQVAGSLPLGDGDTVLFELALPMRAQVAGQTVAQVRSMEGFPRECVFIGVVDPQGRATLPDGNTVLRAGHTVILVARRAHLAEAVTFLTREPVGTTGVAMLASTLRKVDFLAPLNTEELETVARGAEHLQRPAGTELFRQGDAGENFYVVLSGEVQLKDTGGQSVALVKQGGFFGELALLTGEPRTATAVTATACELAAVGRDDFRSVVMANPGVALEMSRILGERLSRVQGIKPSKRWGLFGR, via the coding sequence GTGAAAATCGTCATCGCGGGAGGTGGACGGGTGGGCAGTGTGCTGGCCGCGCGTCTGGTGGCCGAACAGCACAGCGTGACGGTCATCGAGCGGGACGCGGCCACGTGCACACGCCTCTTCGAGGAGGTGGGCGTGGTGACGGTGTGTGGCGACGCGACGAATCCGCAGATGCTCGAGGCCGCGGGCGTCACGTCCGCGGACGTGGTGGCGGGCGTGCTGGCGCGCGACTCGGAGAACCTGGCGTTCACCATGCTGGTTCGCAGCATGTCCCCGGCGCGCCTCATGGTGCGCATGTTGGACACGAGCTACCGCGAGGCGTACCGGCTCGCGGGCGTGAAGGACCTGGTCGCCGAGGCCGAAGTCGTCGTGGCGAAGATGACCACCGCCATCGACTTCCCGCAGGTGGCGGGCTCGCTGCCGCTGGGGGATGGCGACACGGTGCTCTTCGAGCTGGCGCTGCCCATGCGCGCCCAGGTGGCGGGGCAGACGGTGGCGCAGGTGCGAAGCATGGAGGGCTTCCCGCGCGAGTGCGTATTCATCGGCGTGGTGGACCCGCAGGGCCGCGCGACACTCCCGGATGGGAACACCGTGCTGCGCGCGGGGCACACCGTCATCCTCGTCGCCCGGCGCGCGCATCTGGCGGAGGCGGTGACGTTCCTCACCCGTGAGCCCGTGGGCACCACGGGCGTGGCGATGCTGGCCTCCACGCTGCGCAAGGTGGACTTCCTGGCGCCGCTGAACACGGAGGAGCTGGAGACGGTGGCGCGCGGCGCCGAGCACCTCCAGCGCCCCGCGGGCACGGAGCTCTTCCGGCAGGGCGACGCGGGCGAGAACTTCTACGTGGTGCTGTCGGGAGAGGTGCAGCTCAAGGACACCGGGGGCCAGTCGGTGGCCCTGGTGAAGCAGGGGGGCTTCTTCGGAGAGCTGGCGTTGCTGACGGGAGAGCCCCGAACGGCGACGGCGGTGACGGCCACGGCGTGTGAGCTGGCGGCGGTGGGCCGCGACGACTTCCGCAGCGTCGTCATGGCCAACCCAGGCGTGGCGCTGGAGATGAGCCGCATCCTCGGCGAGCGCCTGTCGCGCGTGCAGGGCATCAAACCCTCCAAGCGCTGGGGCCTCTTCGGACGGTAG